A section of the Candidatus Eremiobacterota bacterium genome encodes:
- a CDS encoding PAS domain-containing protein, whose protein sequence is MSTPAPIPPSEERRLAALYEYELLDTPSEDLFDAFTRLAAQLCDTPISLITLVDRNRQWFKSNLGLETRETLREIAFCAHTILGEGIFEVRDASADPRFADNPLVTGEPGIRFYAGYPLRSSDGEAVGTVCVIDRKPRTLTDAQRSVLITIAQAIVEQMEARRTVLRLFDSSQTELYHADLKAGRLIFASEAARRNLGYTMDELRALPLDALLPSLAQEGRLAQRLAELRANPGRRLNVRTTARRKGGTTYPVELRLELINTRTRDIVLVVATDLTESERAQQRINLLSAAIESAQDPIIIAKPGPTAEDAPTIVYANDAFVRTKGATRREQVIGQRVDQFFGPKTDLARLVHMRSEAIAGRPARVEYISYRLDGSYYHTEATARPLLDENGMMTHYVMVQRDVTEQVLRGAQLALQNERLTALTSIARTLFAALEPSVLVEALLSGVHELIDGRATLYAPRSRGGFAATTDLTLRDESLQADSFVALASRSDVCVLDEFEHRAAVRVPGAGGGTSYVLDVQRTAPFSTADVFAIGLLGQYFAVAARNVELYRELTSRRDAVVELNQVKNDLIAMLAHDFKGPLTTIVGFADVLAEDDRFDYEARQYLGMISSSAMRLASLATDTLALSRLEQNELALALGEVDLVALVRDVVRVFSVTRPIDLRVTGAPLVVSGDAARLRQVVENVIGNAIKYSPGGEPVEVAMRARQGGVELTVRDRGIGIPESERPKLFGRFARASNARALGIGGTGFGLYLARTIVELHGGAIEVESVEGQGSTFRIYVPAQPAQRSIAPIRIALLDVDGDARSYVAHALRDDGFAVSVAVNGEELLHQLSEAPYDVALVDADRLGMPGEQFVARANGTPLVRIGVRIPAEQNGWHAVLTKPFLMKDLYDAVDTALDRANGGRPAAAGTQAG, encoded by the coding sequence ATGTCCACGCCCGCGCCGATACCTCCGTCTGAGGAGCGGCGGCTCGCCGCCCTCTACGAATACGAGCTCCTCGACACTCCCAGCGAGGATCTCTTCGACGCGTTCACGCGGCTCGCCGCGCAGCTCTGCGACACGCCGATCTCGCTGATCACGCTGGTCGATCGCAACCGGCAGTGGTTCAAGTCGAACCTCGGGCTCGAGACGCGCGAGACGCTGCGAGAGATCGCGTTCTGCGCGCACACGATCTTGGGCGAGGGAATCTTCGAGGTTCGCGACGCCAGCGCCGACCCGCGCTTCGCCGACAACCCGCTCGTCACCGGCGAGCCGGGGATTCGCTTCTACGCCGGGTACCCGCTGCGCTCGAGCGACGGTGAGGCGGTCGGCACCGTGTGCGTCATCGACCGCAAGCCGCGCACGCTGACCGACGCTCAGCGCTCGGTGCTCATCACGATCGCGCAGGCGATCGTCGAGCAGATGGAGGCGCGGCGCACGGTGCTGCGCCTCTTCGACAGTTCGCAGACCGAGCTGTACCACGCCGACCTGAAGGCGGGGCGCCTGATTTTCGCCAGCGAGGCAGCGCGCCGGAATCTCGGCTACACGATGGACGAGCTGCGCGCGCTGCCGCTGGACGCGCTGCTGCCCTCGCTCGCGCAGGAAGGACGGCTCGCGCAACGGCTCGCGGAGCTGCGCGCGAACCCGGGCCGCCGGCTGAACGTGCGCACGACGGCGCGCCGCAAGGGCGGCACGACCTATCCGGTCGAGCTGCGGCTCGAGCTGATCAACACGCGCACGCGCGACATCGTCCTCGTCGTCGCGACCGATCTGACCGAGAGCGAGCGCGCGCAGCAGCGCATCAACTTGCTCTCCGCGGCGATTGAGTCGGCGCAGGACCCGATCATCATCGCCAAGCCCGGTCCGACCGCGGAGGACGCGCCGACGATCGTGTACGCGAACGACGCGTTCGTACGGACGAAGGGCGCGACGCGGCGCGAGCAGGTGATCGGGCAGAGAGTCGACCAGTTCTTCGGCCCGAAAACCGATCTCGCGCGGCTGGTGCACATGCGCTCGGAGGCGATTGCCGGGCGGCCGGCGCGGGTGGAATACATCTCGTACCGGCTCGACGGCTCGTATTACCACACCGAAGCGACGGCGCGCCCGCTGCTCGACGAGAACGGGATGATGACGCACTACGTCATGGTCCAGCGCGACGTCACCGAGCAGGTGCTGCGCGGCGCGCAGCTCGCGCTGCAGAACGAGCGGCTCACCGCGCTCACCTCGATCGCCCGCACGCTGTTCGCCGCGCTCGAGCCGAGCGTGCTGGTCGAAGCGCTCCTCTCCGGGGTGCACGAGCTGATCGACGGCCGCGCGACGCTCTACGCACCGCGCTCGCGCGGCGGCTTCGCGGCGACCACCGATCTCACCTTACGCGACGAGTCGCTGCAGGCGGACAGCTTCGTCGCGCTGGCGTCGCGCAGCGACGTGTGCGTGCTGGACGAGTTCGAGCACCGCGCGGCGGTGCGCGTTCCGGGCGCGGGCGGCGGGACCTCGTACGTGCTCGACGTGCAGCGCACCGCGCCGTTCAGCACCGCCGACGTGTTCGCGATCGGACTGCTCGGCCAGTACTTCGCGGTCGCGGCGCGGAACGTCGAGCTGTACCGCGAGCTGACCTCGCGCCGCGACGCGGTCGTCGAGCTGAACCAGGTGAAGAATGACCTGATCGCGATGCTCGCACACGACTTCAAGGGACCGCTGACGACGATCGTCGGGTTCGCCGACGTGCTCGCCGAGGACGACCGCTTCGACTACGAAGCGCGCCAGTATCTCGGCATGATCTCCTCGAGCGCGATGCGGCTGGCGTCGCTGGCGACTGACACGCTCGCGCTCTCGCGGCTCGAGCAGAACGAGCTCGCGCTCGCGCTCGGCGAGGTCGATCTGGTGGCGCTGGTGCGCGACGTGGTGCGCGTCTTCTCGGTGACACGGCCGATCGACTTGCGCGTCACCGGCGCGCCGCTCGTGGTGAGCGGCGACGCCGCGCGGCTCCGCCAAGTCGTCGAGAACGTCATCGGAAACGCGATCAAGTACTCGCCGGGCGGCGAGCCGGTCGAGGTCGCGATGCGCGCTCGCCAGGGCGGCGTCGAGCTGACCGTGCGCGACCGCGGGATCGGAATCCCCGAGAGCGAGCGCCCCAAGCTGTTCGGCCGCTTCGCGCGCGCCAGCAACGCGCGCGCGCTCGGGATCGGCGGGACCGGCTTCGGCTTGTACCTCGCGCGCACGATCGTCGAGCTGCACGGCGGCGCGATCGAGGTCGAGTCCGTCGAAGGACAAGGCTCGACGTTCCGCATCTACGTCCCGGCGCAGCCCGCGCAGCGCTCGATCGCGCCGATCCGGATCGCGCTGCTCGACGTCGACGGCGACGCGCGCTCGTACGTCGCGCACGCCTTGCGTGACGACGGTTTCGCCGTCAGCGTCGCGGTCAACGGCGAAGAGCTGCTGCACCAGCTTTCCGAAGCGCCCTACGACGTGGCGCTGGTCGACGCGGACCGGCTCGGGATGCCGGGCGAGCAATTCGTCGCGCGCGCAAACGGCACGCCGCTGGTCCGCATCGGCGTGCGCATTCCGGCCGAACAAAACGGCTGGCACGCGGTCCTCACCAAACCGTTCCTGATGAAAGACCTATACGACGCCGTCGACACCGCCCTCGACCGCGCCAACGGCGGCCGCCCCGCCGCAGCTGGCACGCAAGCGGGATAG